A genomic segment from Leptotrichia sp. OH3620_COT-345 encodes:
- a CDS encoding extracellular solute-binding protein, with protein sequence MLKRKAGLVTVIILLMSFFISCQSKKNEETKKESTESKEGSEITLMIPDWGAPTDEMLAEFKAETGITVKVLPTAWDDTKSKISIAAAGKKAAADVIEVDWSWVGEFQSAGWLEPLEVDETTQKDIPSISYFKVDNKIYAVPYANGLRLAYINKEMFSKAGINNFPKTWVEMEAAFDKLKQNKVVEYPMQFPLNAEEKTTTSFVTLAYTRNGKIFNADDTLNKESALDALKLIKMYLDKGYINPSSVSTPGIDTFRGINNALGAFLIGPTSFITSSNDPKVSKVVGQITTVPVPGINDSAKETITFTEAVGVSSYSQNKEAAKKFVEWFSRSDVQLKLNKAINNTPTRTSVIEQMVKEGIIKTPGSIVEQSKIVASPFPNGVPKYYTKMSTEMFNIINQLGQGKLTPEEAADKMEEKVNELVKQNKK encoded by the coding sequence ATGTTAAAAAGAAAAGCAGGATTGGTTACAGTAATAATTTTACTTATGAGTTTTTTCATTTCTTGCCAATCCAAAAAAAATGAAGAAACAAAAAAAGAAAGCACAGAAAGCAAAGAAGGGAGTGAAATAACTTTGATGATACCCGATTGGGGAGCTCCTACTGATGAAATGTTGGCTGAATTTAAAGCTGAAACGGGAATTACCGTTAAAGTGTTACCCACAGCATGGGATGATACAAAAAGTAAAATTTCTATTGCCGCAGCAGGAAAAAAAGCTGCAGCAGATGTTATTGAAGTAGACTGGTCATGGGTTGGTGAATTTCAAAGTGCAGGCTGGCTCGAACCTCTTGAAGTGGATGAAACTACACAGAAAGATATACCGTCTATTTCCTATTTCAAAGTGGATAACAAGATATATGCTGTCCCTTATGCAAACGGATTAAGATTAGCATACATAAACAAAGAAATGTTCTCTAAAGCGGGAATCAATAATTTTCCGAAAACCTGGGTCGAAATGGAAGCAGCTTTTGATAAGCTGAAACAAAATAAAGTTGTGGAATATCCTATGCAGTTCCCTCTTAATGCTGAAGAAAAAACTACTACATCATTTGTCACTTTAGCATATACAAGAAACGGGAAAATATTCAATGCTGATGATACTTTGAATAAAGAAAGTGCGTTAGATGCTCTGAAATTGATAAAAATGTATTTGGATAAAGGATATATAAATCCTTCCAGTGTGTCCACACCGGGCATCGACACATTCAGAGGTATTAATAACGCTTTAGGTGCTTTTCTAATAGGGCCTACATCTTTCATCACAAGTTCAAATGATCCTAAAGTATCCAAAGTTGTCGGTCAGATTACTACTGTTCCTGTACCGGGAATCAATGATTCTGCCAAAGAAACTATTACATTTACTGAAGCAGTAGGTGTATCTTCTTATTCTCAAAATAAAGAAGCTGCAAAAAAATTTGTTGAATGGTTCTCAAGATCTGATGTTCAGCTTAAACTTAACAAAGCTATAAATAATACTCCTACAAGAACAAGTGTAATAGAACAGATGGTAAAAGAAGGTATTATCAAAACTCCGGGTTCAATAGTAGAGCAATCCAAAATAGTTGCTTCACCTTTCCCTAACGGTGTACCGAAATATTATACAAAAATGAGTACGGAAATGTTTAATATTATTAACCAGTTAGGACAGGGAAAACTTACACCTGAAGAAGCTGCAGATAAAATGGAAGAAAAAGTAAATGAACTTGTAAAACAGAATAAAAAATAA
- a CDS encoding PepSY domain-containing protein — MKSKKSFFLLLLIFTISFFQLTKADEITTETLNMNITNTNIKISIYNVKKILTSHSGLSEKDIKITKLILKKEKRILFYEIRFLTKNKRYNYNIDANTGKILKYSEENKIPIKEKINIFDIIKIPFN, encoded by the coding sequence ATGAAAAGTAAAAAGAGCTTTTTCCTGTTACTGCTGATATTTACCATATCTTTTTTTCAACTTACAAAAGCTGATGAAATAACGACAGAAACTTTGAATATGAATATAACCAATACAAATATAAAAATTTCCATTTATAATGTAAAAAAAATATTAACTTCCCATTCAGGGTTATCTGAAAAAGATATAAAAATAACGAAACTCATATTGAAAAAGGAGAAAAGAATACTTTTTTATGAAATAAGATTTTTAACCAAAAATAAAAGATACAATTATAATATTGATGCAAACACCGGAAAAATCTTAAAATATAGTGAAGAAAATAAAATCCCTATTAAAGAAAAAATAAACATTTTTGATATTATAAAGATACCTTTTAATTAA
- a CDS encoding M48 family metallopeptidase has protein sequence MKKTLLKMILIILFIIPTFSSERKNTNDDQWYGEQLKEFLETGKHINIYTQLAIARNNYVALDTEEILLKSVEKNKNNYIALMLLGIYYVNIEENYKKAEEYFKKAIKTAPYNKRVFPSYKALAIIYNALEMKNEAEAEYKKMIQIFPEHPEGYYGTAVINYNKKNYKEAVINSQKAIELYKNNISEKYFYLTPDEQEKGIINSQRIIFYSYLKNNNYEQGFDEFFLVYPSLKKVFSNKDVFNILRFISIENEKIKNSHKSLYKKNIEKFKKLGI, from the coding sequence ATGAAAAAGACTTTATTAAAAATGATTTTGATAATTTTATTTATAATTCCGACTTTTTCGTCTGAAAGAAAAAATACTAATGACGACCAATGGTATGGGGAACAACTGAAAGAATTTCTTGAAACTGGAAAACATATAAACATATATACGCAGTTGGCAATAGCAAGAAATAATTACGTTGCTCTCGATACCGAAGAAATCCTTTTAAAATCCGTAGAAAAGAATAAGAATAATTACATCGCATTAATGCTGCTTGGGATATACTATGTCAATATAGAGGAAAACTATAAAAAGGCTGAAGAATATTTCAAAAAAGCAATTAAAACTGCTCCATACAATAAAAGAGTATTCCCAAGTTATAAAGCACTGGCAATAATATATAATGCTTTGGAAATGAAAAATGAAGCCGAAGCCGAATATAAAAAAATGATTCAAATATTCCCTGAACATCCTGAAGGTTACTATGGAACTGCCGTTATTAATTATAATAAAAAAAATTACAAAGAAGCCGTTATTAATTCGCAAAAAGCAATAGAACTCTATAAAAACAATATTTCTGAAAAATATTTTTATTTAACGCCTGACGAACAGGAAAAAGGTATAATAAATTCACAGAGAATAATATTTTACTCTTATTTAAAAAACAATAATTATGAACAAGGATTTGATGAGTTTTTTTTAGTATACCCTTCTTTAAAAAAAGTATTCAGCAATAAAGATGTATTTAATATTCTCAGATTTATTTCTATTGAAAATGAAAAAATAAAAAACAGTCATAAATCACTTTACAAAAAAAATATTGAAAAATTTAAAAAATTAGGAATATAA